The region CTATTTCCGCTTTATCGTGGAGATCGACCGCAACCGGGACGCTTTCGCCCGCAAGCTGGCGGAGAAGGGGATCGAAATAGCTTTGCACTATGTGCCCCTGCATACCACCCGCTACTACAAAGAGAAATACGAGCTCAAACTCTTCGACTTCCCCTGGGCGATGGGAATTTATCAGCGGGCGATGTCCCTGCCCAACCGCCCCGATCTGACGGACGAAGAGGTCCTCTACATCTGCGACGCGATCCGGGAGATCGACGCAGAGCATATCTGAGGACAGAGCATTTATGCAGGAGGGTAGGGGGATCGAAGCGTTCGCCGAGAGGCTTTTTTACCGCTCGGGCCTTCCTGAACGAATACTCTCAACCCTCTTGAGCCCTCTGGGATGGGGGTACGGGAGTGTGATGTGGCTGCGCCGGCACCTGGCTCGGCGCCGTAGTTTCGGTCTCCCCATCATCAGTGTCGGCAATCTGGTCGTCGGCGGAAGCGGCAAAACCCCCTTTGTCATCGCCCTGGCTTCCCGTTATGAAAATGTCTGGATCGTCTCCCGGGGTTATGGCCGCCAAAGCAGGGGGATGGTGCAGGTAAGCAGGCGGGGAGAGATCCTCTGTCCCGTCGAAGCCTCCGGTGACGAGGCGATGGAGATGGCCCTGGCGCTTCCCGAAGCCTCGGTCCTGGTTTCAAAGAACCGCTCTGAGGGGATCCGCCGCGCTGTGGAAGAGGGGGCAGAGCTGGTGATCCTGGATGACGGATTCAACCGCGTAGAGATCGAAAAGTTCGAAATCCTTCTGGAGCCCGAAGTGCTCCCCAACTGCCGGGTGCTTCCCGCCGGCCCCTTTCGGGAATTTCCTTCCACTGCGGCCAAGGCCGATCTGCAGCTTAAAGAGGGGCGGGAGTATCGCCGCCGCGTCCGCATCCTCGATCCCGCTCCCCGAATGCTCCTGGCCACCTCCATCGCCCGCCCGGAACGGCTGAAGCCCTGGCTCCCCGAAGAAGTCGTCGGGCACTACCGCCTTCCCGATCATCACTGGTTCGACGAAAAGGCCCTGGCCGAAGCACTCCGTCGCCACCGGGCCGATTCTTTGCTGGTGACGGGCAAAGATGCGGTCAAGATGCAGGGCTTTCAGCTCCCGCTATCGGTGATGGAGCTACAATTAGAGATCGATTCTTCCGTCTTCGAGGCGGTGGAGTGCTATCTGAAGGAGTTTCATGCAGCACAAGATTGAGATTGTCCAGACCCTGCTGGAGGCCCTCCCCTATATCAAAAAGTTCCGGGATGAGATCATCGTCATCAAATACGGCGGATCGGCCCAGGAGAGCGAAGAGCTCAAAGCGAAATTCGCCCAGGATATCGTCCTGCTCCACACGGTGGGGATGCGTCCCGTGGTGGTCCACGGTGGAGGCAAGAACATCACCCGATTGCTGTCGGACCTGGGGGTGGATACCCGCTTCATCGACGGGCAGCGGGTCACGACCCGGGAAGTGATGCGCGTCGCGGAGATGGTGCTCAGCGGCGAGATCAACAAAGAGATCGTCGCCCTGCTCAACTCCCAGGGGGCCCGAGCCGTGGGGATATCCGGGAAAGATGCCAACTTCCTCGAGGCGATCCCGAAAGACAGTGAGAATTTCGGCTATACCGGCGTGATCGAACAGATCAATACGGAGATCGTCGACAACATTCTCGACGACGGTTTTGTGCCGGTCATCGCCCCCATCGCGGGGAGCCAGACCCTGGGACACCCCGGCTTCAATATCAACGCCGATCTCGCCGCGAGTCGGATCGCCGTCGCCCTGGGAGCGAGGAAGATCCTCTTTCTGACCGATACGCCGGGTGTCCTGGATGGGGAAGGGAAGCTGATCCCCACCCTCACCATCGACCAGACCCGCCGGCTCAAGGAGGAGGAGGTGATCCGCGGCGGCATGATCCCCAAGGTGGACGCCTGCATCGATGCGTTGCGCGGCGGGGTCAAAAAGGCCCATATTATCGACGGCCGCGTCGAACACTCCCTCCTACTGGAGATCCTGACTAGCAGCGGGATCGGGACCTGCATCGAGCTCTAGGAGCGATCGACAAGGCGCCAAAGCCCCTTTCTGTGGCGTCTGGAGCCGCATTTTGCTATAATGCGCCTAAAAACAGGTGAGATTTTATGCAATTTATCGAAACCCGGGGGAATGACGGCAAGAACCCCGCAGCCGTCCCCTTTTCCGAGGCGATCCTCAATCCCCGCGCCAGTTACGGCGGGCTCTATGTGCCCGAATCGCTGCCGGATATGAGCATCGGCTTCCTCTCCGAATATCTCCAGAGCGACTACAAAACCCTCGCGTTTGCTTTGCTCAAAGCCTTCGAGATCGATATCGACGACGAACTGCTCCACAAAGCTTTGGAGCGTTACGACCGTTTCGACGATCCTAATAACCCGGTCCCCGTGGTCGGCATCGAAGAGGATCTCTATGTCAGCGAACTCTATCACGGCCCCACCCGGGCCTTCAAGGATATGGCATTGCAACCCTTTGGTGTGATCCTGAGCACGCTGGCGAAGCGCCGGAATGAGCGCTATCTCATCATGGCTGCCACCAGCGGGGATACCGGCCCGGCGACGCTGGAAACCTTCAAAAACCGGGAGAACATCAAAGTGACTTGCCTCTATCCCGAGGGGGGGACCAGCGATGTCCAGCGGCTGCAGATGGTCACCGAGGATGCTCCCAATCTCAAAGTGATCGGGGTCAAAGGGAATTTCGACGATACTCAGCACGCGCTCAAAGAGCTTCTCTCCTCCGAGACCTTCCGCGAAGAGCTGCGCAAGCGGGATTTGAAACTCTCGGCGGCCAACTCCGTCAACTTCGGCCGGATCATTTTCCAGATCATTTACCATATCCACAGCTATCTGGAGCTCGTGCGTCAAAACGTCATCACCCTGGGCGAAGAGATTTACCTCGTGGTCCCCAGCGGAAATTTTGGAAACGCCCTGGGTGCCTACTATGCCAAGAAAGCCGGCTTGCCCGTCCGCAAAATCCTGATCGCTTCCAACGCCAACAATATCCTCACCGACTGGATCCGCAAAGGGGAGTATGACTTGCGGGGACGCTGTCTGATCCAGACCGAATCTCCCGCTATGGACATCCTCATCAGCTCCAACGTCGAGCGGGTGCTCTACGACAAATTCGGCCCCGAACGGACCCGGGAATTGATGGAAGCTCTGAGCAAAGAGGGGCACTACAGCCTGACACCCGAGGAGCTCAAGAGTCTGCAGGAAGATTTCGACGCGACCTTCAGCAGCGACGAAGAGGGGGAGAAGATCATCGCCCGCTATGCCGAGCGGGGCTACCTGATGGATCCCCATACCGCTACCTGCCTCAAAGCCTATCGGGAATTGCGCCGTGAGCCGCTGGCGACGGTGATCTATTCGACGGCGGAGTGGACCAAGTTCAGCCGGACCGTCGCCCGGGCCATCGGGATCGCGGCGGAAACGGACAAAGAGGCGCTCGATGCCGTCAGCCGTAAGCTCGGGGTTCTTATCCCCAAGGTCATCTCCGAACTTTTCAACAAACCGATCGTTCATACCACGGTGGTTGAAAAAGAGGAGATCATGCAGGAAATGCTCTCCTTTCTATGAAACGTTTTTCGCCGGGTTCCTGGCTGAAAGCTCTTTTGCTTCTCGGATTGGGAACGGGGTCGGCTGTGGCGCTGGACCGGTTTCCCACTCCGGGCTGTGACGAACCGGAGAATCTGACTCTTTTGCATCGCTGCAACCCCTATGCCGTCAAACTGATTTATGTCTCAACGGAGCAGATCCTCCCCGCCGGGAAAAAGAAGCGTAGCTTCGTCCGAAAGCTCGAACCGGTTCCCGGCCCCTCTTATCGAAGGCGCCTGACCCTGCAGCAGCTGGTCGACCGCTACATCCATTACGAAGAGCGGATTCAAGCGCTTCGACACAGACCCCGTCTGAATCCCCCTTCGCCGTCATTTTCCAAACCCATCGAACGTCCCACGCCTCCCGAGACAGTGCAAAAAGAGGAACACAATGCCACGAAGCCGGCTCCGACTCTCGCAGAGACCCTTGGAGAACGCAATGTGACAGCGATGTTGATAAAACCGGCTTCCCGATCCATCGAGGAGAAATTGCTCAAAGTCAATCAAACACAGGCGACGTTGAGCGCGCCCAGGGAGAAGCTCCCCGAGACGATCGTGCACCGGGTGCAAGCGGGGGAGAGCCTGATCGGTTTGGCCCGCCGTTACAAGACCAGTAGCTACGATCTTCGCCGTTGGAATGGATTGAAACGGGATCACCTGCTCCGTGTGGGTGAGAAATTGACGATCCATCCGGGGGTCAAGAGTACCCCCGAAGAGATCCGTGAAGGTTTGCTCCGGGAGACTTATGGATATTACCGGGTAAAAAAAGGTGATACTCTTTTGAAACTGGCGCGGCGTTTCGGGGTCAAGTCCGCAGAGATACGCCGGCTCAACGACTTGCCCCCTTCCGCCCATTTGAGGGTCGGTCAGAAGCTGATGCTTCCTTTGACGCCCAAAAAGATCAAGGCTGTTTTGGAAAGAGAGAAGGGCTATACCTTCAAATATACCGGGGATCATCGTTTCAAGCATCGGATGCGGGTGGTGGCGACCGCCTACACTTCCCATCGGAACCAGACCGACAGCACACCCTTTCTGGCGGCGTGGAACAATCGGATCCGCCCCGGGATGAAGATCATCGCCGTCAGTCCCGATTTGATCCGAAAATACGGCATCACCAACGGCACGAAGGTCAAAATCTCCGGCCTGAGGGGGATCTATACTGTCCGGGACAAAATGAACCCCCGCCTGCACAATCATATCGATATCTATATGGGAACCGACCGACGCCGGGCTTTGCGATGGGGGAGGCGGAGAGTCATTCTCTACTGGTAGGAAATGAGAAACTAGTAACTAGTAACGAGTAACGAGTAACCGAGGAAGGTGATGAGTGTTGAGCGTTGAGAGCTGAGTGTTGAGAATTTACTTGACACGTCACACTTAGCACTTAACACAGATCCTTGTCCTTGGTCTTGCGACTTGAGGGGCGTAGCCCCGTGCTTGTGACTTGCGACTAATCAATTTTGTTCCATCTCCTCCAGCTTCTCGAGCAAGCCGAGATAGCGGTCGCTGAGGATACCGTACTCCTCTTCCGCTTTTGCCAACTCTTCGCTGACGGTGGAGAGGCCTTTTTGATTGTAGCACTCCGGATCGGCCAGGCAGGCGTTGAGCTCATCGATCCTGGCTTCGAGCTCTTCGATCCTAGGGGGGAGGAGCTCCAGGTCCCGCTGCTCTTTGTAGCTGAGCTTGACGCTGCGTTTGCGCTCCCTTTTTGGCTCCTCTCTCGGAGCCGTCTCGATCTCCCGCTCCATCGCCTCCAATTGGCCGATCTCCTTTTCCAGCTCCAGATATTCGGTATAGCTCTGGTGGGACTCTTCCACCGTGCCGTCGCCGCGTAGGATGAGGAGTTTCTGGGCGATCTTGTCGACGAAATAGCGGTCGTGGCTGACGAAGAGCACCGCCCCCTGGTAAGCCAGGAGTTTCTCTTCGAGGACATTGATGGTCTGGATATCGAGGTCGTTGGTGGGTTCGTCGAGGATGAGGCAGTCGTAGTGCTTGGTAAAGAGCAGGGCCAGGGCGACCCGGTTCTTCTCCCCGCCGCTGAGCTGGCCGACCCGTTTGTCCAGATACTCCCTCGGGAAGAGGAAGCTGCGCAGATAGCCGTAGACGTGCATATTGCGCCCCATCACCTGCACCCGGTCCCCGCCGTCGGGGCAGAAGGTTTCGATGAGGGTGGCGTCGTCCTTGAGCATCTCCCGGTGCTGGTCGAAGTAGCCGATGGAGATCTCCACACCCCGTTTGATGGTGCCGCTTTCGGGTTGGAGGCGTCCCAGTAGCAGCTT is a window of Nitratifractor salsuginis DSM 16511 DNA encoding:
- a CDS encoding LysM peptidoglycan-binding domain-containing protein — translated: MKRFSPGSWLKALLLLGLGTGSAVALDRFPTPGCDEPENLTLLHRCNPYAVKLIYVSTEQILPAGKKKRSFVRKLEPVPGPSYRRRLTLQQLVDRYIHYEERIQALRHRPRLNPPSPSFSKPIERPTPPETVQKEEHNATKPAPTLAETLGERNVTAMLIKPASRSIEEKLLKVNQTQATLSAPREKLPETIVHRVQAGESLIGLARRYKTSSYDLRRWNGLKRDHLLRVGEKLTIHPGVKSTPEEIREGLLRETYGYYRVKKGDTLLKLARRFGVKSAEIRRLNDLPPSAHLRVGQKLMLPLTPKKIKAVLEREKGYTFKYTGDHRFKHRMRVVATAYTSHRNQTDSTPFLAAWNNRIRPGMKIIAVSPDLIRKYGITNGTKVKISGLRGIYTVRDKMNPRLHNHIDIYMGTDRRRALRWGRRRVILYW
- the thrC gene encoding threonine synthase, with protein sequence MQFIETRGNDGKNPAAVPFSEAILNPRASYGGLYVPESLPDMSIGFLSEYLQSDYKTLAFALLKAFEIDIDDELLHKALERYDRFDDPNNPVPVVGIEEDLYVSELYHGPTRAFKDMALQPFGVILSTLAKRRNERYLIMAATSGDTGPATLETFKNRENIKVTCLYPEGGTSDVQRLQMVTEDAPNLKVIGVKGNFDDTQHALKELLSSETFREELRKRDLKLSAANSVNFGRIIFQIIYHIHSYLELVRQNVITLGEEIYLVVPSGNFGNALGAYYAKKAGLPVRKILIASNANNILTDWIRKGEYDLRGRCLIQTESPAMDILISSNVERVLYDKFGPERTRELMEALSKEGHYSLTPEELKSLQEDFDATFSSDEEGEKIIARYAERGYLMDPHTATCLKAYRELRREPLATVIYSTAEWTKFSRTVARAIGIAAETDKEALDAVSRKLGVLIPKVISELFNKPIVHTTVVEKEEIMQEMLSFL
- the argB gene encoding acetylglutamate kinase, translating into MQHKIEIVQTLLEALPYIKKFRDEIIVIKYGGSAQESEELKAKFAQDIVLLHTVGMRPVVVHGGGKNITRLLSDLGVDTRFIDGQRVTTREVMRVAEMVLSGEINKEIVALLNSQGARAVGISGKDANFLEAIPKDSENFGYTGVIEQINTEIVDNILDDGFVPVIAPIAGSQTLGHPGFNINADLAASRIAVALGARKILFLTDTPGVLDGEGKLIPTLTIDQTRRLKEEEVIRGGMIPKVDACIDALRGGVKKAHIIDGRVEHSLLLEILTSSGIGTCIEL
- a CDS encoding tetraacyldisaccharide 4'-kinase, with product MQEGRGIEAFAERLFYRSGLPERILSTLLSPLGWGYGSVMWLRRHLARRRSFGLPIISVGNLVVGGSGKTPFVIALASRYENVWIVSRGYGRQSRGMVQVSRRGEILCPVEASGDEAMEMALALPEASVLVSKNRSEGIRRAVEEGAELVILDDGFNRVEIEKFEILLEPEVLPNCRVLPAGPFREFPSTAAKADLQLKEGREYRRRVRILDPAPRMLLATSIARPERLKPWLPEEVVGHYRLPDHHWFDEKALAEALRRHRADSLLVTGKDAVKMQGFQLPLSVMELQLEIDSSVFEAVECYLKEFHAAQD